Within the Pseudorasbora parva isolate DD20220531a chromosome 20, ASM2467924v1, whole genome shotgun sequence genome, the region ttgttcattagcctacagtttagagattggttattttgcactcctgacataaattagatagtcaacgcttgcaggttcggcgtgcgattgctcaagttaattttactttaccgagcctttgtagcaaaggcttccacagacggcgccgtttacagctcgctcggcacCCTTTACGTTACTTTGTATCAGCaaaacgcctagctttcctctgtgacttttccgcactcttcttccaaaacttccccaccatatctctacaataatgatggaagacgagcctgacagaagtgactgtctcatgcatattaacttcTTAACCCGCACCGGATCGTGGGCGGGGCGTCTGACGcaagtgggcgtgtctctacttataattacttttgttttatacaaactgttcaatcaactatcacaaactatgcatcatttgaaagctaaaacactcaagattcatgttctgaactcgtttttgcaataaacacaacagagaggaaagggttaaatgaAATGCTGAAGCACTATCAATTTAAACATTAACATAATAAACGCGGTACTCATCTTCCATCTCTTGTCGTTTAGATCAGATCCGACGAATCCAAGAAACAACAACATACATGTCTTTGTAAGggtccactcttcaaaatgcatcccacttttaaatccaaaacaacaaaaaaatcctaaaatccTCCTTTGTTTGCATGAGCCTTATGAATTAGAGTAATCGATCGTGTCAATGTTTTatgaaatgttgaatctaacCCATATTTCAACGTTCAAAAGCCATATCCCCCCCGTAGTTTAGACTCTTCCTGATACAATAGGCCATCCCTCGTCTCTTTCCTTCAATCACAGACTTTGTGATCAGCCAAAACATCCAGGTAGCGCGTTACAGGCTGAGCAACCTGTCAATCACCGTACCTGGGTTTTTGACTGGATAAAGACAGCCAATGCATATGCAACAATGTTTTGATGGATGGGGGTGTTGACCAATCAAAACACGATTACAGTGATTGACAGTTTGTAAACAGACATGTCAAAATACATGTGATGTGTGCAATCGTGTCATTCATTCGCGCGCTTTTGTAAGTTTACACAGAACGCACCGATTACACGGATCGCTCCACAGAGTTGTTATCAACGACCGGATTTTCTCCAAAGCCTTTTTCCTGAATATCTGCACTATGCATCGTCAACTACAGAAGAGGTTTTGTGGTGTTGAGAGTGTTTTGGAGGAGGTAATGAGGAGCAGTGATGAAGAGGAGCAGACAGACGCGGGGAGATGCTTCTCTGACAGGAATAGCACGGCGTCGAGCGTCGATTCGATGCAGGAGGAAATGTTTGATCAAGGACTTGATCCCGTTTTAGATCGGTAAGTTTCAACACGCTGTCttgaatttgtatatatatttatcatgcatttgcagtttttatttcatttGAGCTCATTGTCATGCTAGTATAAAATGACAGTGTAACGTTAGATGACAAGCAGTAACTTACACGAGGCTACATGAGTAGGTGATAGggttatattataaataaagacATCATAAATATGTGTAgtgcatgtgtgtatatatgcatgtgtgtgtatatatatatatatatatatatatatatatatatatatatatatatatatatatatgtatatatatatatatatgtgtgtgcgtgtgtgtatgtacatgtaatgtgtgtgtgtatgtatgtgtaacgttatatatagatataacgttagatagatatatagacgTGTGTATGTATGaacgtgtgtatatatatatatatatatatatatatatatatatatatatatatatatatatatatatatacacacacacacacacacacacacactagtgtgtgtgtgtgtgtgtgtgaattaataTAACAATGATGTAAGGAAAGTATTACAAGAAGTCAGGTGAAGATCTGTGgagaaaaaaagtataattctTACTAAGCGTTTATAATTATCAGAATTATAAGCATAAGGTATTTATGGTAAACAtgcatttataattataatttgaaGGAATTGTAGTTGTATGTCTCTCTGACTGAAATCATATTTttcttttgtgtgttttttttttcctctgctGTAAAAAAGGCCTTCAACAGACACCGATGAGGAATGGAATCCAGAGTCCAGTCCTGAGCGACAGAAGAGACGACGGCAGTCATCGTCATCTCCATCTACTTCAGCACCAAGTGGTAGAGGTAAAGGTAGAGGTAGAGGTAGAGGTAAAGGTAAAGGTAGAGGtaaagggagagggagagggagggggagccAGTCATTGCCTTCTGTGTCCCTTAGCAACTCACAGGAAAGATGGCACAATGTGGATGATGAAGATATTGGACCTCCACAGCCAGTGTTTAGGCCAGCACGTACACCTGGGCCACAGTTGGTGACAACTGCATCGTACACCACTCTGCAGTTGTTTCATCTGTTCTTTTCAATGTCTGTGCTGCAGACCATCGTTCAGCACACAAATGCTTATGGGGCCAGAAATCAGCAGGGCAAGCCATGGAATAACATCTCTGTGGAAAATTTAAAGTCTTACCTGGCGCTTGTTGTTTACATGGGTCTCGTGAAGGTCTCTGCCTTGACTGATTATTGGAGGAGGTCCCGAGTCTACACTGTTCCCCTTCCTGCAGAGATCATGTCGTGTAGGAAGTTCACTACCATCACAAACGCTCTTCATCTCAGCGATCCTCAGGATGATGAAGAAAACGAAAAGAAGAAGGGAACAGCAGCCTATGACCGATTGGGGAAGATCAAGCCTCTCTATGATGACATTAGGGATGCCTGCAGAACATTTTTTCATCCAAATCAGAACATTTCCATAGATGAGAGGATGGTGGCATCTAAGGCAAGGTCTGGACTCAAGCAGTACATGAAGAACAAACCAACTAAATGGGGCTACAAGCTGTTTGTCTTGGCAGACTCCTTGTGTGGCTACACCTGTGAGTTCTTTGTGTACGAGGGTAAGTCGCTGACATCTCCGAATGGGCTGAGCTATGAGTCTGTCATGGCACTTATAAATGAAAAGATGTTGGGCACTGGTTACAAGCTGTACGTTGACAACTTTTACACCAGTCCCAAGCTTTTCAGAGACCTTCTCCATAAGAAGATTTGGGCATGTGGCACCATTCGTTCGAACAGGATCGGATTCCCAAAGTCAATCACCAACAGACTACCACGGAATGCTCCACGAGGGTCCATGCGATGGTTCAGAGAGGATGAGCTGCTGTTTGTGGAATGGAAAGATACCCGGGAAGTGCTGATGTCCTCCACATTCCACAAAGCATATGAAGGCAACACAGTGCAAAGGAGGGTGAAGGACAATGATGGGCAGTGGTCTCAAGTACATGTGCCTATTCCTGGTGCTGTACTGGACTACAACAGGTTCATGGGTGGAGTGGACCTGTCTGACGCCCTCATTGGATACTACAATGTGCTCCACAAGACACGGAAGTGGTACCGAACCTTCTTTTACCACTTTGTGGATATTGCAGTTGTCAATGCCTTCATTTTGCACCAGCATCTGGCCAGAGCAAGGAACGAAACACCGCTGACCCAGAAAGCATTCAGGGAAACACTTGTTCTGGAACTTGCAGGCTTGGACTCAAGAACAGCTGCTCCTCAGGCTTCAAAGGGTGATGTGCACAACCCAAAGTACATCACAGAAGACAGCACTGCTGGACGGCGAAATTGCAGGCTCTGCCACAAGAAGACACCGGTCATGTGTGCAACGTGTGACGTGCCACTGTGCTTTGTGCCTAAACGGGACTGCTACAATGACTGGCATAAGCAGGGTGGGAAATATTAATCATGTTTCTAATGTTCTTATTTCCATGTTCAAAGCATTCTGTTCCAGAAATGTTTCCAAGTTTAGGTGGATTTTGCAGTTCCGAGAAGGGAGATGAAGGCAGAGCAGCCATCACTGGCATTGGTAACACTTACCAATAAGTTTTCTTTCTGTTTCTCCCTGTTATTGTGTTCCATCATATGCACACATATTTTATAGACTTGAAACCCTCAGTTTAAATGTATTCTATTTGgactttgtgtttgttttgcttGGTTTTGTTCTGCTtgtttgctctctctctctctctctccccctccctccctctTTTCCAGTGGGTGTCTTTTCTGAGTCGGCGCAGTTAGACAAATGTGACATGCTGACGTCAGGCAGTTCAAGGTAAGTCAGTCCTCTCACACATGCATACATAGTGttgcaaaatatttttcatTCTGATATAGTAAGTGAATTCACTTCGATGAACCTAATTCTACAGTTGAAACAGAAGATATTTCAAAACAGAAGTCTTTGTTCTTTGTTCTGCTTACACACCATTTCTCTCTCTTCcctttttatttttgcagtgGGTGTCTTCTGAGTTGGCAGAGTTGGAGCAAATGTGATAGGCTGGCTTCAGACAGTACTTAGTACTTAGGTAAGtactcacacatacatatacacatgcatagattttgttgaaaatttggttggttgatttatttttttcttacacactTTCTCTCTTCTGTCTTTCAGTGGCTTTGATTTCCAGTTGTTTAGAAAACAAATCTTACTGACTGCCTTGATCAACATGTCTTCATACACTTTGTAAATACTGTAAAGTTGCTTTAGTTTTTCAGTAATTGTATATTCATTATTAGTAGTTTATTGTAATTCATTTGAATGACAACCTGTTTATAAtttcaaatgttaaaaaaacatttacttttttttgttcattgtaAAATGATCAATTTTGGAATTTTATTCATACAgtgaaacgttttttttttttccttcactgTTTTCACtattattgttcaaaataaagataatttagtaaaaatttaaaaatgttgtgctgAAATATGTTTTTCTTGTGTGGTTTGATGGGCAGAGCAGTTCTGAATTGATATACATATATGTAGTATGTAGTGTTTACTTGTAGTTTCATTTGGTTACCAGGGTTCCATTTGGAGTCTCCAAATGGCCTTTTGGAAAGGACGCCTAGACTTGAATAAAAGCTTACAGAAACTTCATTTTTGGGAGTATCATCCTCAAATTTGAATCAAAACTTGATCAAACATTCAGGTTTATATTTATGGTATTTTCAGGCCCTAAACATAAAAGTCTCATCCATTTTACCCTAAATGAATCTCATTCAAAGAAATCGTTTGttattttcatgtatattttacCTTGTTTTACTCTGTTCCTATGCTActttgagttattatgactCTTGGGTAACACAGTGTcaagtgtctagtttaaaataagaccagaATTATTAATATAGACCATACGGTTTAAGAACTACGAACATTTGAAGTTGGGTCTGTCGTTTTTcaaaaattctcaaaaataggGGCGCAGGTTAAGAggttaactaaattatcttgtatgcatactacagtgcagtgattggactgaatgagctttgtcatgaatatatatatcgagaatcgctcggagcggtcgacgtcagcatgtgcccagcagcccatacttgggccgaaaagtcCGCactgacgtcagcatttgtgacgttgctccgactaagcttttcaaaccagaagacagaaatcgctctgaaaaatgcaaaaataactattttcacacatgaataccattaatgaatacccttagtgttttcaattatgtgcagcctatacatatctgattacatctcaaaaaaagtgttttggggtttcatgaccctttaaaacaCTAATCGTGCTTCTTGTGTTCATTTTGAGTActtttattttgagatttttccTTTCCTATTTTCCTTACTTTCACTTTAGCTGagcagcagcgcagcaaaaataggctcgcgGCCGAAACCCCTGCTTCATGC harbors:
- the LOC137049232 gene encoding piggyBac transposable element-derived protein 4 encodes the protein MHRQLQKRFCGVESVLEEVMRSSDEEEQTDAGRCFSDRNSTASSVDSMQEEMFDQGLDPVLDRPSTDTDEEWNPESSPERQKRRRQSSSSPSTSAPSGRGKGRGRGRGKGKGRGKGRGRGRGSQSLPSVSLSNSQERWHNVDDEDIGPPQPVFRPARTPGPQLVTTASYTTLQLFHLFFSMSVLQTIVQHTNAYGARNQQGKPWNNISVENLKSYLALVVYMGLVKVSALTDYWRRSRVYTVPLPAEIMSCRKFTTITNALHLSDPQDDEENEKKKGTAAYDRLGKIKPLYDDIRDACRTFFHPNQNISIDERMVASKARSGLKQYMKNKPTKWGYKLFVLADSLCGYTCEFFVYEGKSLTSPNGLSYESVMALINEKMLGTGYKLYVDNFYTSPKLFRDLLHKKIWACGTIRSNRIGFPKSITNRLPRNAPRGSMRWFREDELLFVEWKDTREVLMSSTFHKAYEGNTVQRRVKDNDGQWSQVHVPIPGAVLDYNRFMGGVDLSDALIGYYNVLHKTRKWYRTFFYHFVDIAVVNAFILHQHLARARNETPLTQKAFRETLVLELAGLDSRTAAPQASKGDVHNPKYITEDSTAGRRNCRLCHKKTPVMCATCDVPLCFVPKRDCYNDWHKQGGKY